In the Xyrauchen texanus isolate HMW12.3.18 chromosome 47, RBS_HiC_50CHRs, whole genome shotgun sequence genome, CACATGCGAGGTGATATGCAGTCCTTTCCATTCAGGTCAAAGTAAATTTGTCCCTGTTTTTGTCAATCAATCAAAATGTACAGGATTGGTTTTCCCAAAGTCCTCTTAAAGGTTCTTGTACACCAACTCCGAAATTCACGACCGAAATTTTCgcacataacaaaataaatacaacaaataaatgtTTAGTCAATCACGTTTACACACTGCCTACGAAACTTTCATCTGTTATAGAGTTTTTGGATCAGTAGCAAGAATTTTGAATGGTGTTTTGACAATTCAGAGCCACCGAATGACGAATACGTAAAAACGCATACCAAAATTTCGGAATCAGTGTGCAAGGGACCTTAAGTCAGGCCACAGCTAAATAACTAAATACTGCAAACTGGCTACCAATAACTCGGTTAGCCGAATTAATCCAATGTACATGAAGTCAACTCTGACTGGAGCAAAATTATTTACAGTGTGGAGTAAGATGTACCATGCAAAAAGTTACCTTTTCTTCTGGTCTTCACACGTGGCCCTTCCTGACTCAAAGACGTGGAGATGGAAGAGGCAGACAGAGATGGAGGAGAGACACAGGGAGAATAGTGTGAAGAGGTAGAGGTGTTTGTCCGTTTAATTTGTCGCAAAGACTCAGAGCATGGCAGTGAAAGTGGGGAAGAAAGTGAAGGAAGAATAGTTGTACAAGTAGAAGAGGAAGTAGGAGAGAGAGATGTTGGAGAGAGTGGGGAAGACAGAGGAACAAGGTTAAGAACAAATACAGTCTCAGACTCCTTGGTTTGAATCGCCGCCGCTTGACTCTCCGCCACCATTTGACCCTCCGCCGCCGCTTGACTCTCCGCCGCCGCTTGACTCTCCGCCGCCGCTTGACCCTCCGCCACCATTTGACCCTCCGCCGCCGCTTGACTCTCCGCCGCCCCTTGACCCTCCGCCGCCATTTGACCCTCCGCCGCCGCTTGACCCTCCGCCGCCGCTTGACCCTCCGCCGCCATTTGACCCTCCGCCGCCGCTTGACCCTCCGCCGCCATTTGACCCCCGCCGCTTGACCCTCCGCCGCCGCTTGACTCTCCGCCGCCGCTTGACCCTCCGGTTGCTGTGCTGAGGAGGTTGCTATAATACAAGTTTACTTTAATTTAAAATCTGTACATATTAACAAAGAAATATACATGTATCTTAAATATTCATAATTTCTAAACCAAaacattacttacattttgtCAAGATAAATTCATAGGCCCTCCGCATCTTATTCAAAAGAGTTTTAGTGACAGGAGTGGGGTGCAGATGGGTAATTATATCTGCAACCCATTTATTCGAAGCCCTTTTGTCTGGCTTGCCAATAAATAAAATTGGCTTGTACCCCACAGCGTCAAGTTTACTCACCTGAAATGAACAAAAGCAGTTATCACACATTAGTTAAACCCACTGAATTATTAGAAACTTCAGTACTATATAAAGCAAttttattttaaggacatttaaTGGAGTTGGAGTACAATGCAAGAAACATTTCTCTTGAACTGTATACAATCAATGGCCAGTTTCAGATAAGGCCAGAGGTACTCTGCAGTTTCTGCCATTGCAATCATGACTTACTTAATACTTCACAGAGAACACAACTTATAGTTACTCTTTAGCACAATTTATAGGTAAAGATGGATTATTCCATGTATGAAATATGTTAGTAAAGGCCAGGTCACATTGGTATATGTCTGATATTCAGTAGGCCTATGTGAAAAACACAGGCTTTCAGCTTCACTTCAGGTTACACTAACTTATGAAATATTAACACTTTTACTTACTGCAATACGGGTAGAATCAATTATACGCCCAGCATTTCTGCTTTTAAGGACAGATTCCCCCCACTGGCTATCCAGTGACACCGCTTTTTCTTTAATTATCTTTTTGGTGGACAGGCttgcaaaacaaacattaaaagttttcCTGCTTGCCTGATTGGGAGTCTGGCAAGAAGGGCAGGGCCTGAATTTGGGCCTTGTCATTACTAGAcaacaaatatacacaaaaacaaacaacacagagagagagagagacagagacagagagagagagacagatagagagagactgACAATTACACTACAGCACAGACAGGTATAAACAAGACAGACGTGGCTCTTAAAAGTGCCTttattgtgtgtgtttctgtgtgtgtatgtgtcgtGGGGGATTAGAATAAAGAGCAGGCAAAATTGAAGGACCtgatgagagagaaaaaagcaaATCAGAATTGAACACCTTATATTTTACACCATATTTTACACCTTCATGTTGCCAGATTGGATAGTTTTCCAGCCATTTGGTTGGTTTTGGGTTGCACTATGTGTGATAAAAAAgggcacaaaaatgtatttgtattattatagatTTGTTTGGgtgttaattatataattttgcgTGGATTTTAAACAATTAGGCTGTAAAACAAACCAATCTGGCAACACCGTTCTTCACCTGAACATTTATAATGTTGGATAATAGTTGTGTGCAAATGTAATACTGAAAACCTTAAAATCTCAGCTATTACCTTACATGATTATATGCGACAAAATTTGACAAAAACTTGAATTCAGTTAGCTAACTTTGCTAGCCTGCACATTTGGTGCAGCaagctatatttttatattgtcgtCTATCATTTAGCGTCATTAGAAATTGCCACCTTA is a window encoding:
- the LOC127639059 gene encoding mediator of RNA polymerase II transcription subunit 15-like, encoding MAAEGQAAAEGQMAAEGQAAAEGQAAAEGQMAAEGQGAAESQAAAEGQMVAEGQAAAESQAAAESQAAAEGQMVAESQAAAIQTKESETVFVLNLVPLSSPLSPTSLSPTSSSTCTTILPSLSSPLSLPCSESLRQIKRTNTSTSSHYSPCVSPPSLSASSISTSLSQEGPRVKTRRKGCRKCSRQKVFQFDRITGERINEGKAELKVHWLPCTVCGKTWDDTWEPASELKKSLHIFWHITWKTKLNYTVVGIQGVLRHP